A portion of the Streptomyces sp. YPW6 genome contains these proteins:
- a CDS encoding aldehyde dehydrogenase family protein produces the protein MASAFEYAPAPESRSVVDIAPSYGLFIDGEFTEAADGKVFKTVSPSTEEVLSEVAQAGAADVDRAVKAARKAFEKWSALPGSERAKYLFRIARIIQERSRELAVLETLDNGKPIKETRDADLPLVAAHFFYYAGWADKLDHAGYGPNPRPLGVAGQVIPWNFPLLMLAWKIAPALATGNTVVLKPAETTPLSALFFADICRQAGLPKGVVNILTGYGDAGEALVTHEGVNKVAFTGSTAVGKAIARSVAGTDKKVTLELGGKGANIVFDDAPVDQAVEGIVTGIFFNQGQVCCAGSRLLVQESVQDEVLDALKRRLSTLRLGDPLDKNTDIGAINSAEQLARITSLVETGEAEGAERWSAPCELPSSGYWFAPTLFTNVTQAHTVARNEIFGPVLSVLSFRTPDEAVAKANNSQYGLSAGIWTEKGSRILAVANKLRAGVVWANTFNKFDPTSPFGGYKESGFGREGGRHGLEAYLDV, from the coding sequence ATGGCATCCGCATTCGAGTACGCACCGGCGCCGGAGTCGCGTTCCGTCGTCGACATCGCCCCGTCCTACGGGCTGTTCATCGACGGCGAGTTCACCGAGGCCGCCGACGGCAAGGTCTTCAAGACCGTCTCGCCGAGCACCGAGGAGGTCCTCTCCGAGGTCGCACAGGCGGGCGCGGCGGACGTGGACCGGGCCGTGAAGGCGGCGCGGAAGGCGTTCGAGAAGTGGTCGGCGCTGCCCGGCTCCGAGCGCGCGAAGTACCTGTTCCGGATCGCCCGGATCATCCAGGAGCGCAGCCGCGAGCTGGCCGTCCTGGAGACCCTCGACAACGGCAAGCCGATCAAGGAGACCCGCGACGCGGACCTCCCGCTGGTCGCCGCGCACTTCTTCTACTACGCGGGCTGGGCCGACAAGCTGGACCACGCGGGGTACGGGCCGAACCCGCGCCCGCTGGGTGTGGCGGGTCAGGTCATCCCGTGGAACTTCCCGCTGCTGATGCTGGCGTGGAAGATCGCCCCGGCACTGGCCACGGGCAACACGGTGGTGCTGAAGCCCGCCGAGACGACCCCGCTGAGCGCCCTGTTCTTCGCGGACATCTGCCGTCAGGCCGGGCTGCCCAAGGGCGTCGTCAACATCCTCACCGGCTACGGGGACGCGGGCGAGGCGCTCGTCACGCACGAGGGCGTGAACAAGGTCGCCTTCACCGGTTCGACCGCCGTCGGCAAGGCCATCGCCCGGTCGGTCGCGGGTACGGACAAGAAGGTCACCCTGGAGCTGGGCGGCAAGGGCGCGAACATCGTGTTCGACGACGCCCCGGTCGACCAGGCCGTCGAGGGCATCGTCACCGGGATCTTCTTCAACCAGGGCCAGGTCTGCTGCGCGGGCTCCCGGCTGCTGGTCCAGGAGTCGGTCCAGGACGAGGTGCTGGACGCCCTGAAGCGCCGGCTCTCCACCCTGCGGCTGGGCGACCCCCTGGACAAGAACACCGACATCGGCGCGATCAACTCCGCCGAGCAGCTCGCCCGGATCACCTCCCTGGTGGAGACGGGCGAGGCGGAGGGCGCGGAGCGCTGGAGCGCCCCCTGCGAACTGCCCTCCTCCGGTTACTGGTTCGCCCCGACGCTCTTCACGAACGTCACCCAGGCGCACACGGTGGCCCGGAACGAGATCTTCGGCCCGGTGCTCTCCGTGCTCTCGTTCCGCACCCCGGACGAGGCGGTCGCCAAGGCCAACAACAGTCAGTACGGCCTCTCGGCGGGCATCTGGACGGAGAAGGGCTCCCGCATCCTCGCGGTCGCGAACAAGCTCCGCGCCGGCGTCGTCTGGGCCAACACGTTCAACAAGTTCGACCCGACGTCGCCGTTCGGCGGCTACAAGGAGTCGGGCTTCGGCCGCGAGGGCGGCCGCCACGGCCTGGAGGCGTACCTCGATGTCTGA
- a CDS encoding aldehyde dehydrogenase family protein, protein MSDQNRLGVFKTYKLYVGGKFPRSESGRVYEVTDSKGQWLANAPQSSRKDARDAVVAARKAFGGWSGATAYNRGQVLYRVAEMLEGRKDQFVREVAASEGLSKSKAAAAVDAAIDRWVWYAGWTDKIGQIAGGANPVAGPFFNLSTPEPTGVVAVLAPRTSSLLGLVSVIAPVIATGNTAVVVASADAPLPALSLGEVLATSDVPGGVVNILTGVTAEIAAPLAAHQDVNAIDLTGADAGLAKELEIAAADNLKRVRRPQPVDTDGAADAEDWSASPGTDRLTAFLETKTVWHPTGALGAAGSSY, encoded by the coding sequence ATGTCTGATCAGAACCGACTTGGCGTCTTCAAGACCTACAAGCTGTACGTCGGGGGCAAGTTCCCCCGCTCCGAGAGCGGCCGGGTGTACGAGGTGACCGACTCCAAGGGCCAGTGGCTCGCCAACGCGCCGCAGTCATCGCGCAAGGACGCGCGCGACGCCGTCGTGGCGGCGCGCAAGGCGTTCGGCGGCTGGTCGGGCGCGACCGCGTACAACCGGGGCCAGGTCCTCTACCGCGTCGCGGAGATGCTGGAGGGCCGCAAGGACCAGTTCGTCCGCGAAGTCGCCGCCTCCGAGGGGCTGTCGAAGTCCAAGGCGGCGGCCGCGGTGGACGCGGCGATCGACCGCTGGGTCTGGTACGCGGGCTGGACCGACAAGATCGGCCAGATCGCGGGCGGGGCCAACCCGGTCGCGGGTCCCTTCTTCAACCTCTCCACCCCGGAGCCGACCGGCGTCGTCGCGGTCCTCGCACCGCGCACGTCGTCGCTCCTCGGGCTGGTCTCGGTGATCGCCCCGGTGATCGCGACCGGCAACACGGCCGTGGTCGTCGCCTCCGCCGACGCCCCGCTGCCCGCGCTGTCGCTGGGCGAGGTCCTGGCCACCTCGGACGTGCCCGGCGGTGTGGTCAACATCCTGACGGGCGTCACCGCGGAGATCGCCGCACCGCTCGCCGCCCACCAGGACGTCAACGCGATCGACCTGACCGGCGCGGACGCCGGGCTGGCCAAGGAGCTGGAGATCGCGGCGGCGGACAACCTGAAGCGCGTACGCCGTCCACAGCCTGTGGACACGGACGGCGCGGCGGACGCCGAGGACTGGTCGGCCTCCCCCGGCACGGACCGCCTGACGGCGTTCCTGGAGACCAAGACGGTCTGGCACCCGACGGGCGCCCTGGGAGCCGCGGGCTCCTCGTACTGA
- a CDS encoding uridine kinase, producing the protein MPDTNRRPEGSPARVNASHFCSVSSQPIPTRVVLLAGPSGSGKSVLAARTGLPVLRLDDFYKEHDDPTLPRVPGSADIDWDSAASWDADVAVAAIAELCRRGRTDVPVYDIATSSRTGHETFHIGRSPLFVAEGIFAADIVERCQELGLLADALCLRGRPSTTFRRRLVRDLREGRKSVPFLLRRGWRLMRAERRIVARQTALGAYPCGKEEALGRFAAAAAGRCRRASVGAPVPE; encoded by the coding sequence ATGCCGGATACCAACAGGAGACCCGAGGGGTCCCCTGCGCGGGTCAATGCCTCACACTTCTGTTCTGTGAGTTCCCAACCGATCCCGACCCGCGTCGTCCTGCTCGCGGGCCCCTCCGGCTCCGGCAAGTCCGTCCTGGCCGCCCGCACCGGCCTTCCGGTGCTGCGCCTGGACGACTTCTACAAGGAGCACGACGACCCGACGCTGCCCCGGGTCCCCGGCTCCGCGGACATCGACTGGGACTCCGCCGCGTCCTGGGACGCGGACGTGGCGGTGGCCGCCATCGCCGAACTGTGCCGGCGGGGCCGTACGGACGTTCCGGTGTACGACATCGCCACCAGCTCCCGTACGGGCCACGAGACCTTCCACATCGGGCGCTCCCCGCTGTTCGTGGCGGAGGGCATCTTCGCGGCGGACATCGTGGAGCGCTGCCAGGAACTGGGGCTGCTGGCCGACGCGCTCTGCCTGCGCGGCCGCCCGTCGACGACGTTCCGCCGCCGCCTGGTGCGGGACCTGCGCGAGGGCCGCAAGTCGGTCCCGTTCCTGCTGCGGCGCGGCTGGCGCCTGATGCGGGCCGAGCGGCGCATCGTGGCCCGCCAGACGGCCCTGGGGGCGTATCCGTGCGGCAAGGAGGAGGCGCTGGGGCGGTTCGCCGCCGCGGCGGCGGGGCGGTGCCGCCGGGCGAGCGTGGGGGCGCCGGTCCCGGAGTAG